One region of Pseudomonadota bacterium genomic DNA includes:
- the mfd gene encoding transcription-repair coupling factor yields MKNILAAISKLASGVISISGMRQGISALLAAKTNAVCPGPVLCIVPSEEQTESFSRDLGLFTDTPVHIYPGYDIPPYTPLSPDPATVAARISTLYQALSSSSPFIMVASCEALLRKVLPKELLDRKTELLIAGEETDQKELVNRLVAAGYEPVSLVQEAGEFSVRGGIMDIFSPGFDLPARLDFFGDTVESIRLFDPVSQRSVEDIHEIILLPACDILYAADTRGNQKIYDTFAQLAEQRDWDFDQSRKILERIETRKHFPGIEFFMPLFYENPVSPLDYLPDTAKIFMVNPHDISRTIHLTWERIETNLLEAQSHRNPVFPSGDLFLSEKELSSTLSRFPLITMSDLSISEPDGIGQSFHLQSGNHTLIKQDLELKRKEFGLLTPLVQQIDSWLEEGGRAFLACRSNRRAQQLGEMLREHGLDNEIKGPPFDFSDQPRNRGIILYTHPLSEGFDLVAEQVHLLSENELFGEKRIGPKGRTRKTSENSALQFEELQHGEVIVHKDHGLGLYEGLINMELRGVTNDFMQISFQGNDRLYVPVDRLSAITKYKGVSDKEPKLDRLGSKIWATTKNKIKKAVWKIALDLLDLYARRAMNTGKQFSTPDELYYELEESFPYDETPGQIKAINDVIADLTSEKTMDRLVCGDVGYGKTEVAIRAAFKVVEDSHQVAILVPTTVLADQHAATFAERLKGFPVNIKSLNRFRTAGEQKKIIKGLADGSVDIVIGTHRLLSKDIKFRKLGLLIIDEEHRFGVTHKEKLKKLKSSVDVLTLTATPIPRTLQFSLLGIRDLSVISSPPAHRRTVKTFIAKHDDLVIKEAVTKELLRRGQVFIVHNRVHSIHDMAKKVQKLVPEAKIAVAHGQMPGKNLEEIMVRFVNREIDVLVCTTIIESGLDIPNANTIIITSADRLGLAEIYQLRGRVGRSNEQAYAYLMVPSLDGLSKDATQRLRALMDYNELGGGFKLAMTDLQIRGGGNILGESQSGTIAAVGYDLYLDLLQKTVADLKRKAELGDDFVETEDIDPEINLAVSAYFPERYIHDANQRYIAYRKITSIGSDEDLADYKNELEDRYGLMPMEVSNLFEVISLKRDLKKFMVIKLDQGASTIVMAFHDQTPVDPPKILLFINKSNNKARFTPDNRLVCPYKPDSKTDIFETVRNILQNIG; encoded by the coding sequence ATGAAAAACATACTCGCCGCCATAAGCAAACTTGCTTCAGGGGTTATTTCTATTTCAGGAATGCGGCAGGGAATCTCTGCCTTGCTTGCCGCAAAGACGAATGCTGTTTGCCCGGGACCTGTACTCTGCATCGTGCCCTCGGAAGAACAGACCGAATCTTTTTCCAGGGATCTCGGTTTATTCACCGACACGCCGGTGCATATTTATCCGGGGTATGATATCCCGCCATACACCCCCCTTTCCCCTGACCCTGCTACAGTTGCCGCAAGAATTTCCACCTTATACCAGGCACTTTCCTCATCCTCCCCTTTCATCATGGTGGCCTCCTGCGAGGCATTGCTCCGGAAGGTGCTCCCCAAGGAGCTTCTTGACAGGAAAACCGAGTTGCTCATCGCCGGGGAGGAAACCGACCAGAAAGAACTTGTGAACCGGCTTGTTGCCGCCGGCTATGAACCGGTTTCCCTGGTCCAGGAAGCTGGAGAATTCAGTGTCCGCGGCGGCATAATGGATATTTTCTCACCGGGATTCGATTTACCGGCAAGGCTTGATTTTTTTGGTGACACCGTTGAGTCGATCAGGCTGTTTGATCCTGTTTCGCAACGGTCTGTGGAAGACATTCACGAAATAATTCTGTTGCCGGCTTGCGACATCCTTTATGCAGCGGACACAAGAGGCAACCAAAAAATCTACGATACTTTCGCCCAGCTTGCAGAACAGAGGGATTGGGATTTTGACCAGTCAAGAAAAATCCTTGAGCGCATTGAAACACGCAAGCATTTTCCAGGAATTGAATTTTTCATGCCGTTGTTTTATGAAAACCCCGTTTCGCCCCTGGATTATCTTCCGGACACTGCAAAAATTTTCATGGTGAACCCCCATGACATTTCCCGGACAATCCACCTCACCTGGGAACGAATAGAAACAAATCTCCTGGAAGCACAAAGTCACCGAAACCCGGTTTTTCCTTCTGGAGATCTCTTTCTTTCAGAAAAGGAGTTATCAAGCACCCTCAGCAGATTTCCTCTGATCACCATGAGCGATCTGTCAATCTCCGAGCCAGACGGAATCGGTCAATCCTTTCATCTCCAATCAGGGAACCATACCCTGATCAAACAGGACCTGGAGCTTAAGAGAAAAGAATTCGGGCTCCTCACGCCGTTGGTCCAGCAGATTGATTCCTGGCTTGAGGAAGGCGGCCGGGCATTCCTTGCATGCCGCTCGAACCGCCGCGCTCAACAGCTTGGAGAAATGCTCAGAGAACATGGCCTTGACAATGAGATTAAAGGGCCGCCGTTTGATTTTTCGGATCAACCCAGAAACCGCGGGATAATTTTGTACACCCATCCGTTATCCGAGGGTTTTGATCTTGTTGCCGAGCAGGTGCATCTGCTTTCCGAAAACGAACTGTTCGGAGAAAAAAGAATCGGTCCCAAGGGCCGTACAAGGAAAACTTCCGAAAACTCGGCCCTGCAATTTGAGGAACTCCAGCACGGAGAGGTCATCGTCCATAAAGACCACGGTCTCGGTCTCTATGAAGGCCTGATCAATATGGAGTTACGCGGCGTCACCAATGATTTCATGCAGATTTCCTTTCAAGGCAATGACCGGCTTTATGTGCCGGTTGACCGGCTGAGTGCGATCACCAAGTACAAAGGTGTATCCGACAAGGAACCCAAACTGGACCGGTTGGGTTCGAAAATCTGGGCCACCACGAAAAACAAAATAAAAAAAGCGGTCTGGAAGATCGCCCTGGATCTGCTTGACCTGTATGCCAGGAGGGCAATGAATACGGGCAAGCAATTTTCAACACCTGATGAGCTGTATTACGAACTCGAAGAATCCTTTCCCTATGATGAAACGCCTGGTCAGATTAAAGCGATAAATGATGTGATCGCCGACCTCACCTCGGAAAAAACCATGGACCGGCTGGTTTGCGGCGATGTTGGTTATGGCAAGACAGAAGTTGCCATCCGTGCCGCCTTCAAGGTTGTCGAAGACAGCCACCAGGTGGCAATTCTGGTCCCCACCACGGTGCTCGCCGACCAGCACGCCGCCACTTTCGCCGAACGGCTCAAGGGTTTCCCGGTAAACATCAAGAGTCTCAACCGCTTCAGAACTGCCGGAGAGCAGAAAAAAATCATCAAAGGACTAGCCGACGGCTCAGTTGATATTGTCATCGGCACCCACCGGCTGCTGTCCAAGGATATCAAGTTCAGGAAACTCGGTCTGCTGATCATTGACGAGGAACACCGGTTCGGAGTCACTCATAAGGAAAAGCTCAAAAAGCTCAAATCAAGCGTTGATGTCCTGACCCTCACGGCAACGCCCATTCCCCGCACTCTACAGTTTTCGCTGCTGGGAATCCGTGATCTGTCGGTGATCAGTTCACCGCCGGCCCATCGCCGCACCGTAAAAACCTTTATTGCCAAACATGACGATCTGGTAATCAAGGAAGCGGTAACCAAAGAGCTCCTGCGCCGCGGACAGGTATTTATTGTCCATAACCGGGTGCACTCCATCCATGATATGGCTAAAAAAGTCCAGAAACTGGTACCCGAGGCCAAAATTGCCGTAGCGCACGGCCAGATGCCCGGCAAGAACCTTGAAGAAATCATGGTGCGGTTCGTCAACCGGGAAATAGATGTGCTGGTCTGCACGACAATTATTGAATCCGGTCTTGATATCCCCAATGCCAATACAATAATCATCACCAGCGCCGACCGTCTCGGCCTTGCGGAAATATATCAATTGCGCGGCCGGGTGGGAAGAAGCAACGAACAGGCCTATGCCTACCTGATGGTGCCCTCCCTTGACGGGCTTTCAAAGGATGCAACCCAGCGCCTCCGCGCCTTGATGGATTATAATGAGCTGGGCGGCGGGTTCAAACTGGCAATGACCGACCTGCAGATCCGCGGCGGTGGCAATATTCTCGGTGAATCACAAAGCGGAACAATAGCCGCCGTCGGCTATGATCTCTATCTAGACCTTCTCCAGAAAACCGTTGCCGATCTCAAAAGAAAGGCTGAGTTGGGAGATGATTTTGTAGAAACCGAGGACATTGACCCTGAAATTAATCTTGCCGTATCAGCATATTTTCCCGAACGGTATATACATGACGCAAATCAGCGATACATCGCTTACCGGAAAATCACCAGCATCGGATCTGATGAAGATCTTGCTGATTATAAAAACGAACTGGAGGACCGCTACGGCTTGATGCCCATGGAAGTCAGCAACCTTTTTGAAGTCATCAGCCTGAAGAGGGATCTCAAGAAATTCATGGTCATAAAACTTGACCAGGGTGCCTCAACCATCGTTATGGCTTTCCATGATCAAACTCCGGTAGATCCGCCAAAAATCCTTCTCTTCATAAATAAATCGAATAACAAGGCGCGGTTCACACCGGACAATAGACTTGTTTGCCCTTATAAGCCGGATTCAAAGACGGATATCTTCGAGACGGTGCGTAATATTCTTCAAAATATCGGTTAA
- the bamA gene encoding outer membrane protein assembly factor BamA, with amino-acid sequence MFLQKSHNHHSALLTNRTRKSAISDFVMLIIFVCVILAILMPSVALTAETDEIFNNSEKIHEITPSATPQINILFLPLKIIAAHDSELFGSQSDETLSKALIKKGYEMILRQSVSHLYENTSWPPPLTVLKEIDRDHEAQYAVTGSLTVLGGKTSLDLTLNDLSGITDPVFYFKDSDSVADLAEMIEQLVENIHTYVNRNHLISSIKIQGNRRIDSGAITHHIKTKAGDEYNPSHLREDLKNIFRMGYFDDIQILALDTDRGKEIVFQITEKELITEITIKGSDEIKEKDIKEVILIKTNTIINPKKIRESVENIQHLYKDESLYNTKVIYEVTPSGKDRVAVNFIITESTKIYIKEITIIGNKAFDADTLKKIMETREKGWFSWITESGKLKRDILNQDATRLNAFYNNNGYIDAVVSEPEIVQKQEIVKKQETAPSNTFDDFNNFSGAGIVDGEPEIDQIHEWLYVTFKIYEGDLYKLGTVDITGELIEEKEKLMGLLKVDDDKHFSRKTLRQDVLDISDIYAEKGYAFPDINPLMQRNAAEKTIDLVIDINKGPLVHINRIIIKGNYTTRDKIIRRELEFSENGIFNTKAIRDSNQKLNRLDYFEEVHITPEQTLDENLMDIVIEVKEKMTGTFSVGVGYSSVDKAMFTGEISKDNFLGRGDKLAFKVDISGSSSQYNLSFTEPYLNDSKLMAGFDLYNWKREYDEYTKNSVGFAVRFGYPIWELWRLFWSYSYDDTEISDVDVATASQQILESMELSITSSIKISVQRITFDKPVAPKEGSKNNLSVIYAGGLFGGDSEYTKIEGASSWYFPLFWNTRLHYKLAAGIVFENVDGKLPVYEKFYLGGIRTIRGFENSHISPIDPVSGDRVGGDRMWYSNVEYIFPIAEEAGLLGVIFYDIGNVYDKELQNNYSQFRHSVGAGFRWISPVGPIRLEWGYNLKPEGNESQSNWEFSLGGAF; translated from the coding sequence ATGTTTCTTCAAAAATCACATAATCATCATTCCGCCCTTTTGACAAACCGCACCAGAAAATCTGCGATCAGCGATTTTGTAATGCTGATTATTTTTGTTTGTGTCATCCTGGCAATCCTTATGCCATCGGTTGCCCTTACCGCAGAAACAGATGAGATATTCAATAATTCCGAAAAGATACATGAAATTACCCCATCCGCAACCCCTCAGATAAATATCCTTTTTCTTCCTTTAAAAATTATTGCGGCGCATGATTCCGAGCTTTTTGGCAGCCAATCCGACGAAACCCTTTCTAAGGCGCTGATAAAAAAGGGTTACGAGATGATCCTCCGCCAGAGTGTTTCGCATTTATACGAAAACACTTCCTGGCCCCCGCCCCTGACTGTTCTTAAAGAAATAGACCGTGACCACGAAGCGCAATATGCCGTAACCGGCAGCCTCACGGTTCTGGGGGGAAAAACAAGCCTGGATCTGACGCTCAACGATCTATCCGGAATTACCGACCCGGTTTTCTATTTCAAAGACAGTGACTCGGTGGCCGATCTCGCTGAAATGATCGAACAACTTGTTGAAAATATTCATACCTATGTAAATCGCAATCATCTCATTTCCTCTATAAAAATACAAGGCAATCGGCGAATCGACAGCGGCGCAATCACGCATCATATCAAAACGAAAGCCGGAGATGAGTACAATCCGTCGCACCTTCGTGAGGATCTTAAAAATATATTCCGCATGGGATATTTTGACGATATACAAATCCTTGCACTGGATACAGACCGTGGAAAGGAGATCGTCTTCCAGATTACTGAAAAAGAACTGATCACCGAAATTACCATCAAAGGCTCCGACGAAATAAAGGAAAAAGACATAAAAGAAGTCATCCTGATCAAGACAAACACAATCATCAACCCGAAGAAAATTCGTGAATCTGTTGAAAATATACAACACCTCTATAAGGATGAAAGCCTCTATAACACAAAAGTTATCTACGAGGTAACTCCCTCGGGCAAAGATCGGGTTGCAGTGAACTTCATCATCACCGAAAGCACTAAGATCTACATCAAGGAAATCACTATTATCGGCAATAAGGCTTTTGATGCGGACACCCTGAAAAAAATCATGGAAACCCGTGAAAAAGGCTGGTTTTCCTGGATAACCGAATCAGGCAAACTCAAACGCGACATCCTGAACCAGGATGCCACCCGGCTGAACGCTTTTTATAACAACAACGGTTACATAGACGCAGTAGTCAGCGAACCGGAAATTGTCCAGAAACAGGAAATTGTAAAGAAACAGGAAACTGCACCCTCGAACACCTTTGATGATTTTAACAACTTCAGCGGTGCAGGAATTGTTGACGGCGAACCGGAAATTGATCAGATACATGAGTGGCTTTACGTGACTTTCAAGATTTACGAGGGGGATTTATACAAATTGGGAACGGTTGACATAACCGGAGAACTCATTGAAGAAAAAGAAAAACTCATGGGGCTCCTGAAGGTCGATGACGACAAACATTTCAGCAGGAAAACCCTTAGGCAGGACGTATTGGATATCTCCGACATCTATGCTGAAAAGGGCTATGCTTTTCCGGATATAAACCCGCTCATGCAGAGAAACGCCGCTGAAAAAACCATTGATCTGGTCATTGATATTAATAAAGGGCCCCTGGTTCATATCAACCGCATCATCATCAAAGGAAACTACACAACACGGGACAAAATCATCCGGCGGGAACTGGAGTTCAGCGAAAACGGCATCTTCAACACCAAGGCAATCAGAGACAGCAACCAGAAGCTCAACCGCCTGGACTATTTCGAAGAAGTCCATATCACTCCGGAGCAGACCCTTGACGAAAACCTCATGGACATCGTCATTGAGGTCAAGGAAAAAATGACCGGCACCTTCAGTGTCGGAGTTGGATACAGTTCGGTGGACAAGGCAATGTTTACCGGTGAAATCAGCAAGGACAACTTTCTGGGCCGCGGCGACAAACTCGCTTTCAAGGTTGATATCAGCGGCAGCAGCTCCCAATACAATCTGAGCTTCACCGAACCCTATCTTAATGACTCGAAACTCATGGCAGGATTTGACCTGTATAACTGGAAACGGGAATATGACGAGTATACCAAGAACTCTGTGGGATTCGCGGTCAGGTTCGGCTACCCGATCTGGGAACTCTGGCGCCTGTTCTGGAGCTACAGTTATGATGATACCGAGATATCGGACGTTGATGTTGCTACGGCTTCCCAGCAAATCCTTGAATCGATGGAGTTAAGCATTACCAGTTCCATCAAAATAAGCGTCCAGCGGATAACCTTTGATAAACCCGTTGCGCCCAAGGAAGGCTCAAAAAACAATCTTTCCGTAATATATGCAGGCGGTCTCTTCGGCGGTGACAGCGAGTACACTAAAATAGAAGGTGCCTCGAGCTGGTATTTCCCCTTGTTCTGGAATACCAGACTCCATTACAAACTGGCGGCCGGTATTGTCTTTGAAAACGTCGATGGCAAACTCCCGGTATATGAAAAATTTTATCTTGGCGGCATCAGAACCATCCGCGGCTTTGAAAACAGCCATATCAGCCCGATAGATCCTGTATCGGGAGACCGGGTCGGCGGCGATCGGATGTGGTATTCAAATGTCGAATACATTTTCCCCATCGCTGAAGAAGCCGGACTCTTAGGGGTAATTTTCTATGACATCGGCAATGTCTATGATAAAGAGCTGCAGAATAATTACAGCCAGTTTCGCCACAGCGTCGGCGCTGGTTTTCGCTGGATATCCCCTGTTGGTCCCATCCGGCTCGAGTGGGGGTATAACCTCAAGCCGGAAGGAAACGAAAGCCAGAGCAACTGGGAATTCAGCCTCGGAGGGGCGTTTTAG
- a CDS encoding SurA N-terminal domain-containing protein, translating to MQILIAVLFLLFLPHLSDAQVIDRVVAVVNDDVITLSDLDEEGGPTFKKIRAITPPDKLVETLNEARKQILSLMIDKSLVAQRAEELHIGVSEEELENAHQGTLKANKISEAELFDKLQSSGRSEKEYRESLRIQLLHNKLIRTQISSKIVITDENIEEYYNNNYKDKPVPEGYHVLQIGFILENNVKDPMLRAELEGLAHKVRDMAVEGRNFKTLARTFSRMPSAADGGDLGVFQKDEMAGPMREAIFSIGPGGISPIIETASGFQFFKLLSIKDGTQIKQVPLDSIRGEIEEILIQEETETKYKDWLKEIRQTAYIQEML from the coding sequence ATGCAAATACTCATAGCTGTATTATTCCTGTTATTTCTGCCGCACCTTTCAGACGCTCAAGTCATCGACCGGGTGGTGGCGGTGGTTAACGATGATGTCATAACCCTTTCGGATCTTGATGAGGAAGGCGGCCCGACTTTTAAAAAAATTCGTGCAATTACTCCACCGGACAAATTGGTCGAGACACTCAATGAGGCGCGCAAACAGATTCTCTCTCTGATGATTGATAAATCACTGGTGGCGCAGCGAGCGGAAGAACTGCACATTGGTGTTTCAGAGGAAGAGCTCGAAAATGCCCATCAGGGTACCCTTAAAGCAAATAAAATTTCCGAGGCGGAATTATTTGACAAACTCCAGTCTTCTGGCAGGAGCGAAAAGGAATACCGCGAATCCCTTCGCATCCAATTGCTCCACAATAAACTTATACGCACACAGATTAGTTCGAAAATCGTAATAACTGATGAAAATATTGAAGAATATTATAATAATAACTACAAAGATAAACCCGTGCCCGAGGGGTATCATGTTCTGCAGATAGGTTTTATACTTGAAAACAACGTAAAAGACCCGATGTTGCGCGCTGAGCTTGAAGGTCTGGCTCACAAAGTCCGTGACATGGCCGTTGAAGGAAGAAATTTCAAGACCCTTGCAAGGACATTTTCAAGAATGCCCTCTGCTGCCGACGGCGGGGATCTCGGCGTGTTTCAGAAAGACGAAATGGCCGGCCCCATGCGTGAAGCAATTTTTTCCATTGGACCCGGCGGAATAAGCCCGATAATTGAAACAGCATCCGGTTTTCAGTTTTTCAAGCTCCTGTCCATAAAGGATGGTACACAGATTAAACAGGTTCCCCTTGATTCCATCAGGGGAGAAATTGAAGAAATTCTTATCCAGGAAGAAACAGAGACTAAATACAAGGATTGGCTGAAGGAAATACGGCAGACGGCTTATATACAAGAGATGCTTTAA